A window from Pirellulales bacterium encodes these proteins:
- the mnmA gene encoding tRNA 2-thiouridine(34) synthase MnmA yields MSRVVLAMSGGVDSSVAAHLLRDAGYEVIGVFMRHGETHESSCDATVPAPAGATSGSAAAPVAAGALTQLPILSTRLGHKQGCCTASDAADARRVADLLDIPFYALDFQNDFGRIMDYFVDEYTAGRTPNPCVMCNNWLKFGTLADYADSVGADYIATGHYARIMRDAGTDEPMLVRGVDPTKDQSYVLFGLRRDLLARVLLPVGGFQKSEIRARARQIGLRVADKHDSQEICFVPDNDYAAFVRRRRGDVDLSGEIVTTAGEVVGRHTGIENYTIGQRKGLGLAFGTPRYVVRLDRDTQRVVIGTHDELACHHLTARDVNWLIDLPQESLRCQLKIRYLSQPVGATIEPAGADRFTALLDEPKHGVAPGQAAVCYDGDRVLGGGWIA; encoded by the coding sequence ATGTCTCGCGTTGTATTAGCCATGTCCGGCGGTGTTGATTCGAGCGTAGCCGCGCACCTGTTGCGCGACGCCGGCTACGAGGTGATCGGCGTCTTCATGCGCCATGGCGAAACGCACGAATCGAGCTGCGACGCCACAGTCCCTGCTCCCGCCGGTGCGACGAGCGGCAGCGCCGCCGCACCAGTTGCCGCGGGGGCACTAACACAGCTGCCGATCCTTTCCACGCGCCTGGGGCATAAACAAGGTTGTTGCACCGCTAGCGACGCGGCCGACGCCCGCCGCGTGGCCGACCTGCTCGACATTCCGTTTTATGCGCTCGATTTTCAGAATGATTTCGGCCGCATCATGGACTACTTTGTCGACGAGTACACGGCCGGCCGCACGCCCAACCCGTGCGTGATGTGCAACAACTGGTTAAAGTTCGGCACGCTGGCCGACTACGCCGACAGCGTGGGGGCCGATTACATCGCCACCGGACATTACGCCCGTATCATGCGCGACGCCGGCACCGACGAGCCGATGCTGGTGCGCGGCGTCGACCCGACCAAGGATCAATCGTACGTGCTGTTCGGGCTGCGCCGCGATTTGCTGGCCCGCGTGCTGCTGCCGGTGGGCGGTTTTCAGAAATCGGAAATTCGCGCGCGAGCGCGGCAGATCGGCCTGCGCGTGGCCGATAAGCACGACAGCCAGGAAATCTGCTTCGTACCCGACAATGACTATGCCGCATTCGTCCGAAGGCGCCGAGGCGACGTCGACCTTTCGGGCGAGATCGTCACCACGGCGGGCGAAGTTGTCGGCCGGCACACGGGCATCGAGAACTACACCATCGGCCAGCGCAAAGGGCTGGGCCTGGCCTTCGGCACGCCGCGCTATGTGGTGCGGCTGGATCGCGACACGCAGCGCGTCGTGATCGGCACGCACGACGAGTTGGCCTGCCACCATCTAACGGCACGCGACGTGAATTGGCTCATCGATCTGCCGCAAGAGTCATTGCGCTGCCAGCTCAAGATCCGTTATCTCAGCCAGCCGGTCGGGGCAACGATCGAGCCTGCCGGCGCCGATCGCTTCACGGCGCTACTCGACGAACCAAAGCACGGCGTGGCCCCCGGCCAGGCAGCCGTCTGCTACGACGGCGATCGCGTCTTAGGCGGCGGCTGGATCGCGTGA
- a CDS encoding DMT family transporter, with protein sequence MPAPVNSARLSGKARGRVCIVLAALLWSTNGLFVKSTVFDDWPPDVRGTLLAFWRAAFAGMLLLPAVRKPRWDRRLVPMALAFTAMNVTFLQSMTLTTAANAIWLQSTAPLWVFLFSLTLYRDVRDSRDLIPLVFGMAGALTILAFELRANSIGSRAGMGVVLGVLSGIAYAGVVVSIRALREQTGAYLVAVNHLAAAILLVPYCLYLAQPVSGKQLLMLAAFGFFQMGLPYLLFARGLREVSGQEGAAIALLEPVLVPIWVYLTPGGERPAWWTIAGGALILVGLLVRYTQAERISEAEKLGAPPG encoded by the coding sequence ATGCCTGCTCCAGTTAACTCGGCACGACTGTCGGGCAAAGCCCGCGGAAGAGTATGCATCGTCCTGGCGGCACTTTTATGGAGCACTAACGGGCTATTCGTCAAATCGACGGTGTTCGACGATTGGCCGCCCGATGTGCGCGGCACGCTGCTGGCTTTTTGGCGCGCCGCGTTCGCCGGCATGCTGCTATTGCCCGCCGTGCGGAAACCGCGCTGGGACCGACGCCTGGTGCCGATGGCGCTGGCTTTCACGGCGATGAACGTGACGTTCCTGCAATCGATGACGCTCACCACCGCGGCGAACGCTATTTGGCTGCAGAGCACCGCGCCCTTGTGGGTGTTCTTGTTCAGCCTGACACTTTATCGCGATGTGCGCGATTCGCGCGACTTGATTCCGCTGGTGTTTGGAATGGCCGGTGCCCTGACAATCCTGGCTTTCGAGCTGCGCGCCAACAGCATCGGTTCGCGGGCCGGCATGGGTGTAGTGCTGGGCGTGCTGTCGGGCATCGCTTATGCCGGCGTCGTGGTTTCCATCCGCGCGCTGCGCGAGCAGACAGGTGCCTACCTGGTGGCGGTCAACCATCTGGCGGCTGCGATTTTGCTCGTTCCTTACTGTCTGTATCTGGCCCAGCCGGTGAGTGGCAAGCAGCTGCTGATGCTAGCCGCCTTTGGCTTCTTTCAGATGGGATTGCCGTATTTACTCTTCGCGCGCGGGCTGCGTGAAGTATCGGGGCAGGAGGGGGCCGCGATTGCACTTTTGGAACCGGTGCTGGTGCCGATTTGGGTTTATCTCACGCCTGGCGGCGAACGGCCGGCGTGGTGGACGATTGCCGGCGGGGCACTCATCCTGGTGGGACTTCTGGTTCGCTACACACAAGCCGAACGGATAAGCGAAGCCGAAAAACTCGGCGCGCCGCCAGGGTAA
- the floA gene encoding flotillin-like protein FloA (flotillin-like protein involved in membrane lipid rafts), translating to MSPLDFVVLAADLPVSITYGVVAVMLAVILLVFLWIALTYGNLWFQAYMSNAHVSLLRLVAMSFRQVNARVIVQSKIMAMQAGLGNDPTAGITTQRLEAHYLAGGNVPGVIRAIIAAHRADIDLDFDRAAAIDLAGRDVLDAVQTSVNPKVIDCPDPQKSKKSTLSAIARNGVELQIRARVTVRTNIKQLIGGATEETVIARVGEGIITSIGSAASHLIVMENPDMISKAVLARGLDAQTAFEIVSIDIADIDVGENIGARLQADQAEADTRVAQAKAAERRAFAVAREQEMKAKVSENRAGVLLAEAQVPLAIATAFRQGHFATAGS from the coding sequence ATGAGCCCGCTCGATTTTGTTGTCTTGGCTGCCGACTTGCCGGTAAGCATTACTTATGGCGTGGTGGCCGTGATGCTGGCGGTCATCTTGTTGGTGTTTCTGTGGATTGCCCTGACCTATGGCAACCTGTGGTTCCAGGCGTACATGTCGAACGCGCATGTCAGCTTGTTGCGATTGGTCGCGATGAGCTTTCGACAGGTCAACGCGCGGGTTATCGTGCAGTCGAAAATCATGGCCATGCAAGCGGGCCTGGGAAACGATCCCACGGCCGGCATCACCACGCAACGACTCGAAGCCCACTACCTGGCCGGCGGTAATGTGCCGGGCGTGATCCGGGCCATCATCGCCGCGCATCGCGCCGACATCGATCTCGACTTCGATCGCGCGGCGGCCATCGATCTGGCCGGTCGCGACGTGCTGGACGCCGTGCAGACGAGCGTCAACCCGAAGGTGATCGATTGCCCCGATCCGCAAAAATCGAAGAAATCGACGCTAAGCGCCATTGCTCGCAACGGCGTCGAGCTACAGATTCGGGCCCGCGTCACGGTGCGCACCAACATCAAGCAGTTGATCGGCGGAGCGACCGAAGAGACGGTGATCGCCCGCGTCGGCGAGGGAATCATCACGTCGATCGGATCGGCCGCCAGCCATTTGATCGTGATGGAAAATCCGGACATGATTTCGAAGGCGGTGCTGGCCCGTGGGCTGGACGCACAAACGGCGTTCGAGATCGTTTCGATCGACATCGCCGACATCGACGTGGGCGAAAATATCGGGGCCCGGCTGCAAGCCGACCAGGCCGAGGCAGACACCCGCGTGGCCCAGGCCAAGGCGGCCGAGCGGCGCGCTTTCGCCGTGGCCCGCGAACAAGAGATGAAGGCCAAGGTCTCTGAGAATCGGGCGGGCGTGTTACTGGCCGAGGCCCAAGTGCCGCTGGCCATCGCCACGGCGTTCCGCCAAGGCCATTTCGCCACCGCCGGCTCGTAG
- a CDS encoding penicillin acylase family protein: protein NPRRRFTAARDENGVPRIVAGTFPSALYGLGFLHAVDRPTQMLFGHAVACGRSAERIADKPELLETDRFFRRAGLYLNLDAEVNRLDDVTFGHLTAYCEGVNDGMKQYGRSLPMWATGFQLHPWNQQAVMLIGNLLSFGGLAVGQQQNERILLELIQTGIAPDKLRELFEPLLDHADFDLLQKIKISNRLSDEALELLTDLPRLAGSNAWAVAPQRSATGGALLASDPHLEVNRLPALWYEAVLQWDDDWVMGATLPGCPFFAVGRTSRLAWGVTYLKGDTSDYFIEDCRPGTNGAWQFRRDEKWVDFSVREERILRKGATPETLNVYYNTVGTLDADPQQLGEGYQLSTAWTGDSEGVGRSVQTWLSIVDCHDTLSAMDLVRECPQPTLCWIFADDQGHIGRQANGLFPRRAAGHSGLLPIPAWNEANHWQGWLPSDILPRVYDPPSGVVTSANEDIRASDGACLITLPVPDYRKRRIDEQLASLEKVTLEDMQALQYDVISLQARDLLEVFLPELPDGDIKSRLSAWNYSYDPESVEATLFSRLYRNVLLEVFGQDSGQDRGVGWRRMLYLCSRVGFAMPIITSIDRLLRKPDSLWWAGRDKGQLIRKAAAGLSSNADQPWSVTNAFHFTNRFFEGQLVGRTLGLHTAELPMPGCHATPFQGHLLRSATRETTFAPSYHFVTDVKTHEAWTNLPGGPSESWFSRWYKNDIPRWCSGTYKRLSVEAGH from the coding sequence AGAATCCGCGCCGCCGCTTCACCGCCGCGCGGGACGAGAACGGTGTGCCGCGCATCGTGGCGGGGACGTTTCCCAGCGCCCTATACGGGCTTGGCTTCTTACACGCGGTTGATCGGCCCACGCAGATGCTGTTCGGCCACGCGGTGGCCTGCGGTCGCTCGGCAGAACGTATTGCCGACAAGCCGGAACTGCTGGAGACGGATCGGTTCTTTCGTCGCGCCGGGTTGTACCTGAATCTCGATGCCGAGGTGAATCGGCTCGATGACGTCACCTTCGGCCATCTCACGGCGTACTGCGAAGGCGTCAACGATGGCATGAAGCAGTACGGCCGCTCGCTGCCGATGTGGGCCACCGGTTTTCAACTACATCCCTGGAACCAGCAGGCCGTGATGCTGATCGGCAACTTGCTGAGCTTCGGCGGACTGGCCGTGGGGCAGCAACAGAACGAACGCATCCTGTTGGAACTGATCCAGACGGGCATCGCGCCGGACAAGCTGCGCGAGCTCTTCGAGCCGCTATTGGACCATGCCGATTTCGATCTGTTGCAGAAAATCAAAATTTCAAACCGGCTCTCGGACGAAGCGCTCGAACTGCTCACCGACCTGCCGCGACTGGCCGGTAGCAACGCCTGGGCAGTCGCACCGCAGCGCAGCGCGACCGGCGGCGCACTGCTGGCCTCGGATCCGCATTTGGAAGTCAATCGATTGCCGGCCCTGTGGTACGAAGCGGTCCTGCAGTGGGACGACGATTGGGTGATGGGCGCCACGCTGCCTGGCTGCCCGTTCTTTGCTGTGGGTCGCACCAGCCGTCTGGCCTGGGGTGTGACGTATCTAAAAGGAGACACCAGCGACTACTTCATCGAAGACTGCCGTCCCGGCACTAACGGCGCCTGGCAGTTTCGCCGCGACGAGAAGTGGGTCGACTTCTCGGTCCGCGAAGAACGGATTCTCCGCAAAGGCGCGACGCCCGAGACGTTGAACGTTTACTACAACACGGTCGGAACACTCGACGCCGATCCGCAACAATTGGGCGAAGGCTATCAACTATCGACGGCCTGGACAGGCGACTCCGAAGGGGTCGGCCGTAGCGTGCAAACATGGCTGTCGATCGTCGATTGCCACGACACGCTCTCGGCCATGGACCTAGTTCGCGAATGCCCGCAGCCCACCTTGTGTTGGATCTTTGCCGATGACCAAGGACATATCGGACGGCAGGCCAACGGATTGTTCCCACGTCGCGCGGCCGGTCATAGCGGTCTGTTACCGATTCCCGCTTGGAACGAAGCGAATCATTGGCAGGGATGGCTCCCTTCAGACATCTTGCCACGCGTGTATGATCCGCCGTCGGGCGTCGTCACCAGCGCCAATGAGGATATTCGCGCCAGCGACGGCGCGTGTTTGATTACGCTGCCCGTGCCCGACTATCGCAAACGCCGGATCGACGAACAGTTGGCGTCGTTAGAAAAGGTCACCTTGGAAGACATGCAGGCTCTGCAATACGACGTAATCAGTCTGCAGGCTCGCGACTTGCTCGAAGTCTTCCTGCCAGAGCTCCCTGATGGCGATATTAAATCGCGCCTGTCGGCCTGGAACTACAGCTACGATCCCGAGAGCGTGGAAGCGACGCTGTTCTCTCGGCTGTATCGCAACGTGCTGTTGGAGGTTTTCGGACAAGATTCCGGTCAGGATCGCGGTGTAGGTTGGCGGCGGATGCTGTACCTCTGCTCGCGCGTTGGCTTTGCCATGCCGATTATTACCAGCATTGATCGGCTGCTGCGCAAGCCCGATAGCCTGTGGTGGGCCGGCCGCGACAAGGGGCAACTGATTCGCAAGGCAGCGGCCGGCCTGAGCAGCAATGCGGACCAACCTTGGAGCGTGACCAACGCCTTCCACTTTACGAATCGATTCTTCGAAGGGCAGCTTGTCGGCCGCACACTGGGACTGCACACGGCCGAGCTGCCGATGCCCGGCTGTCATGCCACGCCGTTCCAGGGGCATCTGTTGCGCTCGGCGACGCGCGAGACGACTTTTGCGCCGTCTTACCATTTTGTAACCGACGTGAAGACCCACGAGGCCTGGACCAACCTGCCCGGTGGCCCCAGCGAGAGTTGGTTCTCGCGCTGGTACAAGAACGACATTCCCCGCTGGTGTTCGGGCACCTATAAGCGTCTCTCGGTCGAAGCGGGACATTGA
- a CDS encoding DNA alkylation repair protein, translating to MATLKSVMAKLKSKASDRTRATYVRHGAPADRAYGVRVADLKVIAKSIRRDQQLAQALFGTGNFDAMYLAGLVADGSQMSQKVLDAWAEGADGLPMISEYTVPWAAVESPHARQLALKWIKSKRESVAACGWCTYAGIVATTADNELDLAEVAELLAAVVKNIRGAQNRVRYTMNGFVISVGAYVKPLLRHAKATAQTIGTLSIDMGETACKVPLATAYIEKIEALGRVGKKRKTIRC from the coding sequence AGTCCAAGGCGAGCGACAGGACCCGCGCCACCTATGTGCGCCATGGCGCCCCGGCCGATCGGGCCTACGGCGTACGCGTTGCCGACCTGAAGGTCATCGCCAAATCGATCCGCCGAGATCAACAACTGGCGCAAGCTCTGTTCGGAACAGGAAACTTCGACGCGATGTATCTGGCTGGCCTGGTGGCCGATGGCTCGCAAATGTCACAGAAAGTGCTGGACGCCTGGGCCGAGGGGGCCGACGGGCTGCCGATGATATCCGAATACACAGTCCCCTGGGCGGCGGTCGAGAGTCCGCATGCTCGCCAACTGGCCCTGAAGTGGATCAAATCAAAGCGCGAATCCGTGGCAGCGTGCGGGTGGTGTACATACGCCGGCATTGTCGCCACGACCGCAGACAACGAATTGGACCTAGCGGAAGTCGCCGAGCTACTCGCGGCTGTCGTCAAGAATATCCGCGGCGCGCAGAATCGCGTCCGCTACACGATGAACGGTTTTGTGATCTCGGTCGGTGCCTACGTAAAGCCATTACTACGGCATGCAAAAGCGACAGCTCAGACAATCGGCACGCTCTCCATCGATATGGGCGAAACGGCTTGCAAGGTTCCGTTGGCAACGGCCTATATCGAGAAGATCGAAGCGCTCGGCCGGGTGGGAAAGAAGCGCAAGACCATCCGCTGTTAG
- a CDS encoding site-2 protease family protein, which yields MTTTVQPLPVLGELPREPRPMAPPRYEQPVLRIVVLFLLTCLSTFWAGSGGTFSTIDRLPGIAPNASGVVLIGIWHDGLVYMLCVMGILLAHEMGHFVQAVRYGVPASLPFFIPMPISPIGTMGAVISMRGSGADRKELFDIGLTGPLAGLLVAIPLLWIGIQQAPAFPMNVQVPTTHFEDPLLMKWMMWYLRPDLAPGQELSLTPLLRAGWFGLLLTGLNMLPISQLDGGHVSYALFGRGSVWLARAVFAAAFAFIYFAEAYGWMVMLLLVMLIGIQHPPTANDRAPMSWGRRALGLASLAIPILCMTPNPIR from the coding sequence GTGACGACCACGGTTCAGCCGCTTCCTGTTTTAGGAGAGCTGCCGCGCGAACCCCGACCGATGGCACCGCCGCGTTACGAACAACCGGTGCTACGCATTGTGGTGCTGTTCCTCCTCACGTGCTTGAGCACGTTCTGGGCTGGCAGCGGCGGCACGTTCTCGACCATAGACCGGCTACCGGGCATTGCGCCAAATGCCTCGGGCGTCGTGCTGATCGGCATATGGCACGACGGGTTGGTCTACATGTTGTGCGTCATGGGGATATTGCTCGCGCACGAGATGGGGCACTTCGTGCAAGCCGTGCGGTATGGCGTTCCGGCGAGCTTGCCATTCTTTATTCCCATGCCGATCTCGCCCATTGGCACGATGGGCGCGGTGATCAGCATGCGTGGCTCTGGCGCCGATCGCAAGGAGCTTTTCGATATCGGTTTGACGGGTCCGCTCGCCGGACTGCTGGTGGCCATTCCGCTGCTTTGGATTGGCATTCAGCAGGCGCCTGCGTTTCCGATGAATGTCCAAGTGCCAACCACTCACTTCGAAGATCCGCTGCTGATGAAGTGGATGATGTGGTATCTGCGTCCCGATCTGGCGCCTGGCCAGGAATTGTCGCTGACGCCATTGTTGCGTGCCGGATGGTTCGGTCTATTGCTGACCGGACTGAACATGCTGCCGATTAGCCAGCTCGATGGTGGCCACGTGTCGTATGCCCTGTTCGGCCGCGGCTCGGTCTGGCTAGCGCGAGCGGTGTTCGCTGCGGCCTTTGCGTTTATCTACTTTGCCGAAGCGTATGGCTGGATGGTAATGTTATTGCTGGTTATGTTGATCGGCATCCAACATCCGCCGACCGCCAACGATCGCGCCCCGATGAGTTGGGGGCGCCGCGCGCTGGGACTTGCCTCGCTCGCCATACCGATTCTGTGCATGACGCCAAATCCGATTCGGTGA
- a CDS encoding formylglycine-generating enzyme family protein: MNSHRQTESMVIAAGLTKAMMLAWLCLASATLAAEPDDAQRELLKTFRDEFVAVTPGMGDFPAEFSMGSADGPVSERPVHRVTLRHPFAIAGYEVPQNLWRAVMGSNPSRWKGERNSVEMLSHDDATEFCRRATDALRAAGLIKPRQVIRLPSEAEWEYAARAGAKTKFSFGDDPRDLDDYGWFNGNAAGNDPAVGAKRPNAWKLHDVHGYLWEWCTDPWHDNYEGAPTDGSVWAGGVAQRHVLRGGSWKDPAERSTSSARRGEPRTLKDDAVGLRCVLADEM; this comes from the coding sequence ATGAACTCACATCGCCAAACAGAATCGATGGTGATCGCAGCGGGCTTGACCAAAGCGATGATGCTCGCCTGGCTATGTTTGGCGTCCGCGACCCTGGCCGCCGAGCCGGATGACGCACAGCGTGAGCTATTGAAGACGTTTCGCGACGAGTTCGTGGCCGTCACGCCGGGAATGGGCGATTTTCCGGCTGAGTTCTCGATGGGATCGGCCGACGGTCCCGTATCGGAACGGCCGGTTCATCGCGTGACTCTGCGACACCCTTTCGCCATCGCGGGCTACGAAGTTCCGCAAAATCTGTGGCGGGCTGTGATGGGCAGCAACCCCAGCCGTTGGAAGGGTGAACGCAATAGCGTCGAGATGTTGTCGCACGACGACGCCACAGAGTTCTGCCGCCGCGCAACCGACGCCCTGCGCGCGGCCGGGCTGATCAAGCCGCGGCAAGTGATCCGTTTGCCGAGCGAAGCGGAATGGGAATATGCGGCCCGGGCCGGTGCAAAAACCAAGTTCTCGTTCGGCGATGATCCGCGCGACCTGGACGACTATGGTTGGTTCAATGGCAACGCGGCCGGCAACGACCCGGCGGTGGGCGCGAAACGGCCGAACGCCTGGAAGCTGCACGACGTACACGGCTATTTGTGGGAATGGTGCACGGACCCCTGGCACGACAATTACGAAGGCGCGCCAACGGACGGATCAGTCTGGGCAGGAGGGGTCGCACAGCGACACGTGCTACGCGGCGGCAGCTGGAAGGACCCGGCCGAGCGATCCACGAGCAGCGCCCGGCGCGGTGAGCCGCGCACACTGAAAGACGACGCAGTGGGACTGCGTTGCGTGCTGGCAGACGAGATGTAA